A single genomic interval of uncultured Desulfobacter sp. harbors:
- a CDS encoding ISL3 family transposase: MKYCIFGVPIKMILVCAPIVGAFHRMSIKKKNDQSDILDVWGKKTILHFSARRFKCEDCGKIFSEQLPFVESHRRQSIAFELHVYQSCIESTRKAVAEREGLSHSTVKEIFNRFAALKHNFDSRNTIRVLGVDEISLKKRYKEFVLIISDISRKCVLAVLPNREKKTLETWIESLSPEYRQSIRFVSIDMWKPYYQAARSKLPDAKIVVDRFHVMKQLNMRLTKLRTTYQNQCDPALKKVLKGSRWILVRNRSELSNKEEEQLLQIFQECPELRTLYLLKEEFRTIFEKITCRDKAARFLDAWCRKAMRTGNKFIAKFVTTFKNWRNQILNYFIERVTNGFVEGTNNALRVITRMAFGYRNFENFRLRVLAGLGVCHTNPR; encoded by the coding sequence ATGAAGTATTGTATCTTTGGTGTGCCCATAAAGATGATTTTGGTTTGTGCCCCCATTGTGGGTGCCTTTCACAGAATGTCCATCAAGAAGAAAAACGATCAATCCGACATCTTAGATGTGTGGGGAAAAAAGACCATTTTGCATTTTTCAGCCCGCCGTTTCAAATGCGAAGATTGTGGTAAGATCTTTTCTGAGCAATTGCCGTTTGTAGAATCCCATCGGAGACAATCAATTGCCTTTGAACTACATGTTTACCAATCCTGTATTGAGTCGACCCGCAAGGCTGTTGCTGAACGTGAGGGACTGAGTCACTCTACGGTTAAAGAAATATTCAATCGTTTTGCTGCATTGAAACACAATTTCGATAGTCGCAACACAATCAGGGTTCTGGGGGTAGATGAGATTTCCCTTAAAAAACGTTACAAGGAATTTGTTCTAATTATTTCAGACATTTCAAGAAAATGTGTTCTTGCAGTCCTGCCTAACAGAGAAAAAAAAACATTAGAAACCTGGATTGAATCGTTGAGCCCGGAATATCGACAATCAATTCGCTTTGTTTCCATTGATATGTGGAAACCTTATTATCAAGCTGCCCGTAGTAAGCTTCCCGATGCTAAAATTGTGGTTGACCGTTTCCATGTAATGAAACAACTCAATATGCGCCTGACGAAGCTCAGAACAACCTATCAAAATCAGTGTGATCCTGCATTAAAAAAAGTACTTAAAGGCAGTCGCTGGATTTTAGTACGTAACCGATCTGAATTGTCAAATAAAGAAGAAGAACAGTTATTACAGATATTTCAAGAATGCCCGGAGCTTCGTACTTTGTATTTGCTCAAAGAAGAATTCCGTACGATTTTTGAAAAAATAACATGCCGGGATAAAGCTGCTCGGTTTCTTGATGCATGGTGCCGAAAGGCTATGCGAACAGGAAACAAGTTTATTGCAAAATTTGTAACTACTTTTAAAAACTGGCGAAATCAAATTCTTAATTATTTTATCGAGCGAGTTACCAATGGGTTTGTCGAGGGTACTAATAATGCACTGAGAGTAATAACACGCATGGCTTTCGGATACCGAAATTTTGAAAATTTTAGACTACGGGTACTCGCAGGATTAGGTGTTTGCCACACTAATCCGCGATGA
- the cas5 gene encoding CRISPR-associated protein Cas5 produces MANTHCVIFKYTGKYGHFLKAEANASAPSYPFPPRTALLGLLGAVMGFEKDTCQVKLETAKIAVSGGAELTHWHTANLRKDPPGLLPRKIKKNDNGSSKNQRNTQIIQEWLIRPDFTVYAMLPNPFHDDLCRRLQNRNWHFSPCLGLSEMAADLFFVDCVEVEHLPMGKHHVETLARRDQVSLSIEELLDENMSAKSIRMPCAVTCDRQFSHATYLYPIGGSSLPVKTEYAVKAGGHILQWL; encoded by the coding sequence ATGGCAAACACTCACTGTGTCATTTTTAAATATACGGGTAAGTACGGGCATTTTCTCAAGGCCGAAGCCAACGCCTCGGCCCCAAGCTACCCATTTCCGCCCCGCACTGCGCTGCTGGGGTTGCTTGGTGCGGTCATGGGATTTGAAAAAGATACTTGCCAGGTAAAACTGGAGACCGCAAAAATTGCGGTTTCAGGCGGTGCCGAATTGACCCACTGGCATACCGCAAACCTGAGGAAAGACCCGCCTGGACTGCTGCCGCGCAAGATCAAAAAGAATGATAACGGCTCTTCAAAAAATCAAAGAAACACCCAGATTATCCAGGAGTGGCTCATTCGACCGGACTTTACCGTCTACGCGATGCTCCCGAATCCTTTTCACGATGATCTATGCCGCCGGCTTCAAAACCGAAACTGGCATTTTTCCCCTTGCCTGGGGCTCTCTGAAATGGCTGCAGATTTATTTTTTGTAGACTGTGTGGAGGTTGAGCATCTCCCCATGGGTAAACACCATGTGGAAACCCTGGCCCGCAGGGATCAGGTGTCGCTGAGTATTGAGGAGCTTCTGGACGAGAATATGTCGGCAAAATCCATTCGTATGCCTTGCGCAGTGACCTGTGACAGGCAATTTTCCCATGCGACCTATTTATATCCAATTGGCGGTAGTTCGCTTCCGGTGAAAACAGAATATGCAGTAAAAGCAGGAGGACATATACTCCAATGGCTATGA
- the cas3 gene encoding CRISPR-associated helicase Cas3', which yields MAMIQSHCNPYKSLKEHVDEVHQAGEQIGNKHSPQVYEMLHLILGLAIAFHDLGKAIPAFQDYIKAPEKYRGNKILKAHTPVSLLIWIAYALKNGIAKEIVLPVSAAVWRHHGNLPTMSELIYNTLYDYEDDYKINQYPIEQVNRELGLNISLENEDYDLQFEDLLTDDDIESNSLETAALIKLKAQLLFSVLLESDRTFLALSPEFRKPEPPSTQKDDLLPDLIDKFIIGKTTEENRNHPLNRKRTMVRQQVVKNSSANPNIESVTLPTGLGKTLVAAQWALTHRQGDSVHRKVIIVLPFLSIIDQTVKEYKELFFGRDTEKMLLEAHSIAGRQYREDEEQNLDNEYNKAVDFYAETWNYDFIITTFDQFLYTLLSSDKKHLLRFHNLTDALIIMDEIQALPPELWEPMNLAASALTENFNTKLLIMSATQPDFIKTRELVNNPDTIFSQQNRYQLVLRLEPVSIDSFIDECIQRINDENWHEKKILIVLNTRNSARSVVNGLEGYIQSPTYFLSADVTPKERLENIKEIKGKSPCLVIATQCIEAGVDIDMDLVIRDFAPLDSLIQCAGRGNRNGTKERADIEIVNLCNQNNKRFCDFVYNNTLLENTAAILSKSTGKIPEEQVFQLITEYFRRIKTSMNTGKIFADDWAYWRENLNVKNLLRGDNEKFDFIVASQDEPPENAMPLKEALTSAIEIEDRWVRERHLRKLKSRIAQVSISIWASKKIDPSDISEQIGCYNFLKIEYYTPGRGFEISKLEHSDDNMAHRGLV from the coding sequence ATGGCTATGATACAATCCCATTGCAACCCATATAAATCGCTCAAAGAACATGTGGATGAAGTCCACCAGGCCGGGGAGCAGATTGGGAATAAACATTCCCCCCAAGTCTATGAAATGCTTCATCTTATTTTGGGCCTTGCAATAGCCTTTCATGATCTTGGAAAGGCCATCCCAGCCTTCCAGGATTATATTAAAGCACCGGAAAAATACCGGGGAAATAAAATCCTCAAAGCCCATACACCGGTCTCACTTCTTATCTGGATCGCCTATGCTTTAAAGAACGGGATTGCAAAAGAGATTGTATTGCCTGTCAGTGCCGCCGTCTGGCGGCACCACGGGAATCTTCCAACCATGTCGGAGTTGATTTACAACACCCTTTACGATTATGAAGATGACTACAAGATCAACCAGTATCCCATTGAACAGGTGAACCGGGAACTGGGGTTGAATATTTCACTGGAGAATGAGGATTACGATCTTCAATTCGAAGATCTTTTAACGGATGATGATATCGAATCCAATTCCCTGGAAACGGCAGCATTGATAAAGCTTAAGGCTCAATTGTTGTTTTCAGTTCTTCTGGAATCGGATCGGACCTTTCTGGCCTTAAGCCCTGAATTCAGAAAACCAGAGCCACCCTCAACTCAAAAAGATGATCTGCTCCCGGATTTGATAGACAAATTCATAATCGGCAAGACAACGGAAGAAAATCGGAACCATCCCCTGAACCGGAAAAGGACCATGGTCAGACAGCAGGTTGTTAAAAACAGCTCGGCTAATCCAAATATTGAAAGTGTGACATTGCCCACGGGCCTTGGAAAAACCCTGGTCGCCGCCCAATGGGCGCTCACCCACAGACAAGGTGACTCTGTCCATCGAAAAGTGATTATCGTACTGCCGTTTTTATCCATCATCGACCAGACCGTTAAGGAATACAAAGAATTATTTTTCGGACGGGACACAGAAAAAATGCTACTGGAAGCTCATTCCATTGCCGGCCGCCAATACAGGGAAGATGAAGAGCAAAACCTGGATAACGAATATAATAAAGCCGTTGATTTTTATGCAGAAACCTGGAACTATGATTTCATCATTACAACCTTTGACCAATTCCTTTACACACTGCTATCCTCCGATAAAAAACACCTGCTCCGCTTTCACAACTTAACCGATGCACTGATTATCATGGACGAAATTCAGGCACTGCCCCCTGAACTATGGGAGCCCATGAACCTTGCCGCTTCAGCCTTGACGGAAAATTTCAATACCAAATTATTGATAATGTCAGCCACACAGCCGGATTTCATAAAAACCAGAGAACTGGTTAATAACCCGGATACCATTTTTAGTCAGCAAAACAGGTATCAATTGGTGTTAAGGCTTGAACCTGTTTCCATTGACTCATTTATCGATGAATGTATTCAACGAATAAACGATGAAAACTGGCATGAAAAAAAGATACTTATTGTGTTGAACACAAGGAATTCTGCCAGATCTGTGGTCAATGGACTGGAAGGTTATATTCAAAGCCCCACCTATTTTCTGAGTGCCGATGTAACGCCAAAGGAACGGTTGGAAAATATTAAAGAAATAAAGGGCAAGTCACCATGTTTAGTTATCGCCACCCAATGTATCGAGGCCGGGGTGGACATAGATATGGATCTGGTCATAAGGGATTTCGCCCCCCTTGATTCTCTGATCCAGTGTGCCGGCAGGGGAAACCGTAATGGCACTAAAGAAAGGGCAGATATAGAAATTGTAAATTTATGCAATCAGAACAATAAGAGATTCTGTGACTTTGTTTACAATAATACCTTATTGGAAAATACGGCCGCCATTTTGAGTAAGTCTACGGGTAAAATCCCTGAAGAACAGGTATTCCAATTGATAACAGAATACTTTCGCCGTATCAAAACCAGCATGAATACCGGAAAAATATTTGCTGATGATTGGGCCTATTGGCGAGAAAACCTGAATGTAAAAAACCTGCTTCGCGGAGATAATGAAAAGTTTGATTTTATCGTTGCCTCCCAGGATGAACCACCCGAAAATGCAATGCCACTTAAGGAAGCATTAACTAGCGCCATCGAAATAGAAGATAGATGGGTAAGAGAACGGCATCTGAGAAAATTAAAATCGAGAATCGCCCAGGTTTCTATTTCAATCTGGGCCTCTAAAAAAATTGATCCTTCCGATATTTCTGAGCAGATCGGATGTTATAATTTTTTAAAGATTGAGTATTATACGCCGGGCAGAGGCTTTGAAATCAGTAAGCTGGAGCATTCAGACGACAATATGGCTCATCGCGGATTAGTGTAA
- the cas7b gene encoding type I-B CRISPR-associated protein Cas7/Csh2 — protein sequence MAKELLNSRRELFFAYDIKMGNPNGDPDENRPRVLPDGTHYVTDVRLKRFIRDQFKIQGNSILVDTIEGKTTNLTGRVAHYLQGIGKPEANGEELVNILLDSFIDARLFGSSFAFKEGDWKPKPVPKTLTGALQFNHGEVMHEAEPVDIHGTTTFGSGEDKTQGTFTAYYALRYALIGFNGVANEHSAQLSRLTESDYTDVLETMWKGVRGAGNTRSKVGQIPRFLLSITYKQGTEFQFGNLSDYIALNAKNGKEEREWSSPKDYQVDLRRLLERLDQFSDKIETVSYEASPDIEFSNPLPEDWTALRID from the coding sequence ATGGCAAAGGAATTATTGAATTCAAGGCGGGAACTCTTTTTTGCATATGATATCAAAATGGGAAATCCCAATGGAGATCCCGATGAAAACAGGCCCAGGGTATTGCCGGACGGCACCCACTATGTCACGGATGTCCGGTTGAAACGATTTATCAGAGACCAGTTTAAAATTCAGGGGAATTCAATTCTCGTTGATACCATTGAAGGCAAAACAACAAATCTTACAGGACGTGTGGCACACTACCTCCAAGGGATTGGAAAACCCGAAGCCAATGGTGAAGAACTTGTAAACATCTTGCTGGACTCCTTTATTGATGCCAGATTGTTCGGCAGTTCATTTGCATTCAAGGAGGGAGATTGGAAACCAAAGCCTGTTCCCAAAACCTTAACCGGTGCACTGCAATTTAATCATGGAGAGGTAATGCATGAAGCGGAACCTGTAGATATCCATGGGACGACAACATTCGGCTCCGGGGAAGACAAAACCCAGGGGACCTTTACCGCCTATTATGCACTGAGATATGCGTTGATCGGTTTCAACGGCGTTGCAAACGAACATTCAGCACAGCTGTCCAGACTGACTGAATCCGATTACACCGATGTACTTGAGACGATGTGGAAAGGTGTAAGAGGGGCCGGGAATACAAGATCGAAGGTCGGCCAGATCCCCAGATTCCTCCTATCCATCACTTATAAGCAGGGGACGGAATTTCAGTTTGGCAATCTCTCTGATTATATAGCCCTCAACGCCAAAAACGGTAAAGAAGAAAGGGAATGGAGTTCGCCAAAGGATTATCAGGTGGACCTGAGACGGCTTTTGGAAAGGCTTGATCAATTCTCTGATAAAATCGAAACCGTATCCTACGAGGCGTCACCGGATATTGAATTCTCCAACCCCCTGCCCGAAGATTGGACCGCCCTTAGAATAGATTAA